DNA sequence from the Paenibacillus azoreducens genome:
CGAGAGAGTATTCCGTGTTGATGGCAATTGTCCTGGTTACTGCCGTTATGGTCGTACTCGGCAACCTGATCGCTGATATCCTTTATAAAATTGTCGATCCGCGCGTACAGCTTGGACGTAAAGGAGGAAAATCCGCATGAGTGACATGAACGCGATGTCCGCACCGAATATGCAGCAGACCGAGCCGCAGGTGCCGGAGAATACTCTTCCTCCTTCAGAGAAAACACCGGGCCCTTGGAGAACGGTATGGAGCAAATTCAGACGTAATGGATTTGCCATGAGTGGACTGATTGTGCTTTTCATTTTTATCGCTATTGCGATTCTGGCACCGGTCATTGCACCGTATAAACCAGATAAGATTGATCTGCTGCTTGCTAATCTTAGCCCGGGTACGGACAACCATTTGCTCGGTACGGATGAGGTGGGACGGGATATCTTCTCCCGCCTGGTTTACAGCAGCCGCATCTCGCTCTTCATCGGCTTCTCCGTTGCAGCAATGACCGTTATTATTGGATCTATCATCGGTGCCGTTTCCGGTTACTTCGGTGGCTGGATTGATACAATTTTCATGCGCATTGTCGATGTCATGAACTCGATTCCTACGTTGTTCCTTAACATTTTGGTTATGGCTATTTTTGGAACGCAAATTCAGTATATGATTATGATTTTGGCATTTACCAGCTGGACAGGGGTAGCACGGCTTGTGCGGGGTACATTCCTTCAGCTGCGTGAAATGCAATATGTAGAAGCGGCCAGAGCTACGGGTGTATCAAACTGGGGAATTATCTTCAGACATTTGATGCGCAATGCAAGCTTCCCGATTATCGTTAATGCAACGCTGATGGTAGGCGGCGCGATTTTGTCGGAATCGGCTCTTTCCTACCTTGGACTCGGAATCCAGGCGCCTGCTACAAGCTGGGGGCTTATGCTCAGCAACTCGCAGGAGTTTATGCTGACCAATCCAATGCAAGCCGTTTATCCAGGCTTATGTATCCTGATCGTCGTGCTTGCTGTTAACTTCATTGGTGACGGGATCCGTGACGCTCTCGATCCAAGACAGAAAAACACGCGGAGGGGGTTAGCGAAATGGCGGAAAAACTTCTCGAAGTCCGAAATTTAACCACAGGATTTTTGACAGATAAAGGATTTGTTAAAGCAACGGACAGCATCTCGCTGAATATTGAAAAAGGGAAAACGCTCTGTCTTGTTGGCGAATCCGGCAGCGGCAAAAGCGTAACCTCCTTATCGATCATGCGTTTGATCGATTATGCCGGCGGCGTCATTCTTGAGGGGAACATCAACTTTAAGGGCGAAGATCTGGCGGCCAAGAAGCAAGATGAACTGAAGGACATTCGCGGGAATAAAATCTCGATGATTTTCCAGGATCCGATGTCGGCGTTAAATCCGGTATTTACCGTGGGCGACCAAATTGCCGAGAGTTTACGTCTGCACCAGAACAAGAGCAAAGACGAAGCCTGGAAGGAAGCTATTGAACTGCTCAGAATGGTCGGTATTCCATCTCCTGAAATCCGGGCCAAGCAGTATCCGAACCAATTGTCAGGCGGTATGTGTCAGCGCGTCGTTATTGCGATCGCGCTCGCAGCCAAACCAGAGCTTCTGATCGCCGACGAACCGACAACCGCACTCGATGTGACGGTTCAGGCACAAATTCTGGATTTGCTGCAGGATCTGAAAGAAAAGCTCGGCACATCCATTCTGCTCATTACCCATGATATGGGTGTAGCAGCGGAAATGGCCGATCATGTTGCGGTTATGTATGCCGGCGCGATTGTGGAGCAAGGAACCGTCGAAGAAATCTTTACGAATCCTTCTCATCCATATACGACGGGTCTCTTGCAATCCATCCCTGGTTTTGAAGGCGAACGCGGTGGCGAATTGTATACGATTAAAGGTACAATCCCGGGGCTGGGCAACCTGCCGAAAGGCTGCCGTTTCAATCCGCGCTGCCCGCATGCGATGGACAAATGCCGTCAAGAAGAACCGGGAGATATTCAAATCGGCAATGAGCATTACACCAAATGCTGGTTGTATGAGGAACAAGAGAAAGCAGCCGTAGCCGGGAAAGGGGAAAATATCCATGGCTAAAAATCTGGTGGAAGTTGAACACGTTAAAAAATATTTCCCGATCCACAAAGGGCTGCTCAACCGCGTTGTCGGCCACGTTAAAGCTGTTGATGACGTATCTCTTACGATTCGCGAAGGCGAAACCTTCGGCTTGGTAGGGGAGTCCGGGTGCGGCAAGTCCACGTTGGGACGTGTCATTTTGCGTCTGCAAAGCGCGACGGATGGGTCCGTTAAAATTAACGGCCGCGATGTTCATGCTTTGAACAACAGAGATCTTAACAAAATGCGCGAGGAAATGCAGATTATTTTCCAGGATCCGTTCGGATCGCTGAATCCGCGCTTTCTTGTGAAGGATGTCATCGGTGAACCGCTGAAGATTCATACGAAAATGTCAGCCAAGGAAATCGATGACCGCGTAGTGGAATTGATGAAGCTGGTTGGTCTAGATCCAACACGCCGCAACCGTTATCCGCATGAATTTTCCGGCGGTCAGCGCCAACGGATCGGGATTGCCCGGGCAATAGCGCTGAAACCGAAATTCATCGTTGCGGATGAAGCTGTATCCGCGCTTGACGTATCGGTACAGTCGCAGGTTATTAACCTGCTGATGAAGCTGCAGAAGGAAATGGGACTTACGTTCCTGTTTATCGCGCATGGTCTGAACGTCGTTCGCCATATTTCCGACCGCGTAGGCGTCATGTATCTGGGCAAGATGGTTGAGGTTGGCGAGACCGAAGCGCTTTATGCCGAACCTCTGCATCCATATACGGCGGCATTGCTTTCAGCGATTCCGAAGCCATCGCCAAACAAAAAACGGAACCGGATCGTCCTTGAGGGCGACGTGCCTTCACCGGCCAATCCTCCATCAGGCTGCCGATTCCATACCCGCTGTCCATTTGCGCAAGCCAAATGCAGCCAGGTTGAACCGAAACTCGAAGAAGTTAAGCCGGGCAGACAAGTTGCCTGCCACTTCCCGATCGGCGTGGAAGGCGGTTCGGATCTGAACTCGTTGAAACGTTGACTTTTATTGCAGGTAGGATTTGGGGTCCGCCTGAACGTTAAATTGCATAATGTTACAGCCCTGTTGCCGTGAATCTGGTTACAGGGCTGTTTTTAGATTATGAATTTATATGTTTTTTTGGGCCCTCGCAATTTGGAATAAGCATCGAAGCATAGGCTCCACTCCGTACTTTTGCTCGCAAAAGCGCCCTCTTTGAGAGGCGCCCTTACTTCTTTCCGATACTCTTTGTGGGGTTATTTTCATACCCTAAGTTACGCTTTGTAGCGTTAAAACTGCATATATTTGTCGATAAAGGAACCTTTTTTTATTGAATTGACACCGTTATGCAGTTTCTTTTTATGGATTTTGCGTTTAAAATGTTAGTGTCGT
Encoded proteins:
- a CDS encoding ABC transporter permease, encoding MQQTEPQVPENTLPPSEKTPGPWRTVWSKFRRNGFAMSGLIVLFIFIAIAILAPVIAPYKPDKIDLLLANLSPGTDNHLLGTDEVGRDIFSRLVYSSRISLFIGFSVAAMTVIIGSIIGAVSGYFGGWIDTIFMRIVDVMNSIPTLFLNILVMAIFGTQIQYMIMILAFTSWTGVARLVRGTFLQLREMQYVEAARATGVSNWGIIFRHLMRNASFPIIVNATLMVGGAILSESALSYLGLGIQAPATSWGLMLSNSQEFMLTNPMQAVYPGLCILIVVLAVNFIGDGIRDALDPRQKNTRRGLAKWRKNFSKSEI
- a CDS encoding ABC transporter ATP-binding protein; this encodes MAEKLLEVRNLTTGFLTDKGFVKATDSISLNIEKGKTLCLVGESGSGKSVTSLSIMRLIDYAGGVILEGNINFKGEDLAAKKQDELKDIRGNKISMIFQDPMSALNPVFTVGDQIAESLRLHQNKSKDEAWKEAIELLRMVGIPSPEIRAKQYPNQLSGGMCQRVVIAIALAAKPELLIADEPTTALDVTVQAQILDLLQDLKEKLGTSILLITHDMGVAAEMADHVAVMYAGAIVEQGTVEEIFTNPSHPYTTGLLQSIPGFEGERGGELYTIKGTIPGLGNLPKGCRFNPRCPHAMDKCRQEEPGDIQIGNEHYTKCWLYEEQEKAAVAGKGENIHG
- a CDS encoding ABC transporter ATP-binding protein; translated protein: MAKNLVEVEHVKKYFPIHKGLLNRVVGHVKAVDDVSLTIREGETFGLVGESGCGKSTLGRVILRLQSATDGSVKINGRDVHALNNRDLNKMREEMQIIFQDPFGSLNPRFLVKDVIGEPLKIHTKMSAKEIDDRVVELMKLVGLDPTRRNRYPHEFSGGQRQRIGIARAIALKPKFIVADEAVSALDVSVQSQVINLLMKLQKEMGLTFLFIAHGLNVVRHISDRVGVMYLGKMVEVGETEALYAEPLHPYTAALLSAIPKPSPNKKRNRIVLEGDVPSPANPPSGCRFHTRCPFAQAKCSQVEPKLEEVKPGRQVACHFPIGVEGGSDLNSLKR